A genomic stretch from Pseudobacteriovorax antillogorgiicola includes:
- the cobM gene encoding precorrin-4 C(11)-methyltransferase — protein MKVYIIGAGPGDPELITVKGQKLISTCPVVLYTGSLVPPEVITMASGDAKVLNSAGMTLDEIMTVIQEAADSGHDVARVHTGDPSIFGSTAEQMRRMDRLGISYEIVPGVSSFVAAAAALNKELTLPEISQTVIISRGEGRTPVPSSERLEVLAQSGATLALFLSITLIRKVTRQLIPFYGEDCPVAVVHKASCPEQIIVKGTLKDITKKVTEARITSQSMILIGKVLDTHDFAESRLYAADFSHGYRKAEVQTVESKS, from the coding sequence ATGAAGGTATATATTATCGGAGCCGGGCCAGGAGACCCAGAGCTAATCACGGTGAAAGGTCAGAAGCTGATCAGCACTTGCCCAGTGGTCCTCTATACAGGGTCGCTAGTTCCCCCTGAGGTTATCACCATGGCGAGTGGTGATGCAAAGGTACTCAATTCAGCTGGGATGACACTCGATGAGATCATGACCGTGATTCAAGAAGCTGCCGACAGTGGTCACGACGTCGCTCGGGTGCACACCGGTGATCCCTCAATATTTGGTTCAACAGCTGAGCAAATGCGGCGGATGGATCGACTTGGAATCAGCTATGAGATCGTTCCTGGTGTTTCTTCATTTGTCGCGGCAGCCGCAGCATTGAACAAAGAACTTACCCTACCGGAAATTTCACAAACGGTGATCATCAGTCGCGGCGAAGGACGAACCCCAGTGCCTTCAAGCGAACGTTTGGAAGTGCTTGCTCAATCAGGAGCAACCCTTGCTTTGTTCCTAAGCATCACGTTAATCCGAAAAGTGACCCGACAACTGATTCCGTTTTATGGCGAAGACTGCCCTGTGGCAGTCGTCCATAAGGCAAGCTGCCCTGAACAGATCATCGTGAAGGGCACTTTGAAAGATATTACAAAGAAAGTAACAGAAGCTAGGATCACGAGCCAATCGATGATTCTGATTGGCAAAGTCTTGGATACTCACGACTTCGCGGAGTCACGCCTCTACGCAGCCGACTTCAGTCACGGCTATCGCAAGGCTGAGGTCCAAACTGTTGAGTCTAAATCATGA
- the cobO gene encoding cob(I)yrinic acid a,c-diamide adenosyltransferase, with amino-acid sequence MNESQKGLLVVYTGPGKGKTTAAFGMAFRALGRGLKVGIVQFIKGKWPTGERRFAETLDGVDMFVMGKGFTWESDDISQDKKAAAEAWQQSLNLIKNGQHPIVILDEITYAMNYGFIDKNEVKDALMNRPPHVTVVVTGRNAPQAILDHADLITEMQAVRHPFTQGGKALIGVDY; translated from the coding sequence ATGAATGAAAGCCAGAAAGGGCTGCTCGTCGTATACACAGGACCAGGCAAAGGCAAGACCACAGCTGCATTTGGTATGGCATTCCGTGCTTTAGGAAGAGGATTAAAGGTTGGTATTGTTCAGTTTATCAAAGGCAAGTGGCCCACGGGAGAACGACGGTTTGCCGAAACTCTGGATGGAGTGGACATGTTCGTTATGGGCAAGGGCTTCACCTGGGAGAGTGATGACATCTCTCAAGATAAAAAAGCTGCTGCTGAAGCATGGCAACAGAGCCTCAACTTAATTAAAAATGGTCAACACCCGATCGTAATCCTCGATGAAATTACATACGCCATGAATTATGGATTTATTGATAAGAATGAGGTCAAAGACGCTCTGATGAACCGACCACCCCACGTAACCGTGGTTGTCACCGGCCGCAATGCGCCTCAGGCGATCTTAGATCACGCTGACCTCATTACAGAGATGCAAGCTGTCCGCCACCCTTTCACTCAAGGAGGCAAGGCGCTTATAGGAGTCGATTACTGA
- a CDS encoding cobyric acid synthase, with product MKCPVLMVQGTASSVGKSLLVTGLCRLFKQRGLRVAPFKAQNMALNSYVTPDGAEIGRAQAVQADAAGVTPTATMNPILLKPEGDRWSQVVILGKVHQSMTALDYHRLKPELRQTIGQSLDQLRETHDLVIIEGAGSPAEINLKANDIVNMFVAKQAQAPVLLVGDIDRGGVFASFVGTMELLDADERNLVAGFVINKFRGDKSLLDPGLDFLDDRTGRPSLGVVPYVKNLRLAEEDSIALSERPNFLSDSPRKIDIAIIRLPRISNYDEFDALEHELGVHVAYVSDGQSILDADLLIIPGSKSTSTDLAWLYETELAAAIQERARQQRPIIGICGGCQILGQRVSDPNGIESSIAEIQGLGVLPHETVMERHKLTTQARVKLEQSMFGLDTGQSYRGYEIHLGKLIRHNQAGPIFSIHERNQEDCLVTDGSYQDSVMGTLIHGLFDEDHFRRPILAYLAALKGLTWAGAEALVSRDMEYDRLAKTLEEHLDMHAIDAIIEKQRTT from the coding sequence ATGAAATGCCCTGTTTTGATGGTACAAGGAACCGCCTCATCGGTGGGTAAAAGTTTGCTAGTAACCGGCCTTTGTCGCTTATTCAAACAGAGAGGTCTTCGTGTTGCCCCATTCAAAGCGCAAAACATGGCTCTTAACTCATACGTAACTCCTGATGGCGCCGAAATCGGACGCGCTCAAGCAGTGCAAGCAGATGCAGCCGGAGTGACTCCCACCGCTACGATGAACCCCATTTTACTAAAACCAGAAGGAGACCGCTGGTCTCAGGTGGTGATCCTTGGCAAGGTTCACCAAAGCATGACAGCCCTTGATTATCACAGACTGAAGCCTGAACTTCGTCAAACAATCGGTCAGAGCCTCGATCAGCTTCGGGAAACTCATGATCTCGTCATCATTGAAGGAGCTGGCAGTCCTGCTGAAATCAATCTGAAAGCCAATGACATCGTGAATATGTTCGTCGCCAAACAAGCTCAGGCCCCGGTGCTGCTTGTGGGTGATATTGATCGCGGGGGAGTATTTGCATCTTTTGTGGGAACAATGGAGTTGCTTGATGCCGATGAACGGAACCTTGTGGCTGGTTTCGTGATCAATAAATTTCGCGGCGACAAGAGCCTGCTCGACCCTGGGCTGGACTTTCTCGATGACCGCACCGGTCGCCCTAGCCTGGGCGTGGTTCCTTATGTGAAGAATCTGCGCTTGGCTGAAGAAGATTCTATCGCCTTAAGCGAACGTCCCAACTTCTTAAGTGACTCTCCAAGGAAGATCGATATTGCTATTATCAGGCTTCCCAGAATCTCAAATTATGACGAATTCGATGCTTTGGAACATGAACTGGGAGTCCATGTTGCTTATGTGAGTGATGGCCAAAGTATTTTGGATGCCGACCTCCTTATCATCCCTGGTTCAAAGTCGACGAGTACAGATCTCGCATGGCTTTACGAAACTGAGCTGGCTGCGGCGATCCAAGAGCGAGCACGACAACAGCGCCCCATCATAGGAATCTGTGGGGGCTGTCAGATATTAGGCCAACGTGTAAGTGATCCTAATGGCATCGAATCATCAATCGCTGAAATTCAAGGCCTGGGCGTCTTACCCCATGAAACCGTGATGGAAAGACACAAGTTGACCACCCAAGCCCGAGTTAAACTGGAGCAATCGATGTTTGGCTTAGATACGGGCCAATCCTATAGAGGCTACGAAATCCATTTGGGCAAACTGATTCGTCACAATCAAGCAGGGCCCATTTTTTCCATACATGAGCGCAACCAAGAAGACTGTCTGGTGACTGATGGCAGTTATCAAGATTCTGTCATGGGCACACTGATCCATGGATTGTTTGATGAGGATCATTTCCGTCGTCCCATTCTCGCCTACCTAGCGGCACTAAAAGGACTTACATGGGCAGGCGCGGAAGCTCTTGTCAGCCGTGATATGGAATATGATCGCCTAGCAAAAACTTTGGAAGAACACCTCGATATGCATGCTATAGATGCGATTATCGAAAAACAGAGGACCACATGA
- the cobA gene encoding uroporphyrinogen-III C-methyltransferase, producing MSLVYLVGGGPGDPRLLTLRAKDLISKADLLAYDDLIHPQILSFAPPSAKLLAIGYRGLRQRHGSAPLLHPEVIEAAKAGKTVVRLKSGDPMIFGRAWDEAKLLEQHSIAVEVIPGVTAAAGAAASFGLPLTLRGISSGVTIETGHQGTQQRDLQENTRVVYMPRAGIKDYCQKLLASSRFCYDTPAIYVTAASTPLEEQYPTTLGQLASTIHNYRGGSPGIAIIGETVSYRLRSRQQAPQDRPLRSKRILVGRLRPGNSRLARKLRDLGADVIEAPHVKSAPLQDYDSFDKAIQNHHTNEVWFFASSECVVMFFQRLESLQQDIRNFKAEFAVAGEEASRELRKYGIQANSTSHGLCEDDLAKHKDTCFNKSIKILSSTNSKPLWLEHIRPWAAEIETIPCYERTFQATRLVSPPPHYLALPSSTVVKALCDFDYGFDITQVTAFAIGPKTYQAAKARGIKDVFMSEHDQIESLVDSIVKYQQTSMKTIEETYYE from the coding sequence ATGAGCCTTGTTTATCTAGTTGGGGGCGGCCCTGGAGACCCGCGTTTGCTGACTCTGAGAGCCAAGGACCTAATAAGTAAGGCAGACCTACTTGCTTACGATGACTTGATTCATCCCCAGATTCTTAGCTTTGCACCTCCCAGTGCCAAACTACTTGCCATTGGATATCGGGGTCTTCGTCAGCGTCATGGCTCGGCTCCATTGCTGCATCCAGAAGTGATCGAGGCTGCAAAGGCAGGCAAGACGGTTGTGCGCCTCAAATCTGGCGATCCGATGATTTTCGGGCGCGCATGGGATGAAGCGAAACTTCTAGAACAGCATAGTATCGCCGTAGAAGTAATTCCGGGAGTCACTGCGGCTGCAGGAGCGGCAGCTAGTTTCGGCTTGCCGCTGACCCTAAGAGGGATCAGCTCAGGAGTTACCATTGAAACAGGCCATCAAGGAACACAGCAGAGGGACCTCCAAGAGAACACTCGGGTCGTGTACATGCCTAGGGCAGGAATCAAAGACTATTGCCAGAAGCTATTGGCCAGCAGTCGTTTTTGTTATGATACTCCAGCGATTTATGTTACAGCTGCATCGACTCCCCTAGAAGAGCAATACCCGACAACACTTGGTCAGCTTGCTAGCACTATTCATAACTACCGCGGCGGCAGCCCAGGAATCGCGATTATTGGTGAAACTGTCAGCTACCGCTTGCGATCTCGGCAACAGGCCCCTCAAGATCGCCCTCTTAGATCAAAACGAATCCTGGTTGGGCGCTTAAGACCAGGGAATTCTCGCCTCGCAAGAAAGCTGCGAGATCTGGGGGCTGATGTGATTGAAGCGCCTCATGTGAAGTCGGCTCCATTGCAAGACTATGATTCCTTTGACAAAGCCATCCAGAATCATCACACAAACGAAGTTTGGTTTTTCGCGTCCTCAGAATGTGTGGTGATGTTTTTTCAAAGGCTAGAAAGCCTTCAACAGGACATCCGAAACTTCAAGGCTGAGTTTGCAGTTGCTGGGGAGGAGGCCAGTCGCGAACTTAGAAAATATGGAATTCAAGCCAACTCAACAAGCCATGGCCTTTGTGAAGACGATTTAGCAAAACACAAGGATACATGTTTCAATAAGTCCATCAAGATCCTTAGCTCTACAAATAGCAAGCCTCTATGGTTAGAGCATATTCGACCATGGGCCGCCGAAATCGAGACAATCCCATGTTATGAGCGCACCTTCCAAGCGACAAGGCTAGTATCTCCACCACCGCACTACCTAGCGTTGCCAAGTTCAACGGTAGTAAAGGCTCTCTGCGACTTCGACTATGGGTTTGATATAACTCAAGTGACCGCTTTTGCTATCGGCCCCAAGACTTACCAAGCAGCAAAGGCGCGAGGCATCAAAGATGTTTTTATGAGCGAGCATGATCAAATTGAAAGTCTCGTCGACTCCATTGTCAAATATCAACAAACAAGCATGAAGACTATCGAGGAAACTTATTATGAATGA
- a CDS encoding cobalamin biosynthesis protein has translation MNDPSLLLTILALSLLLDQVIGEYPNRWHPVVWIGRSIRWMRQLVPHGDPVIAYLWGLVIALFVPAVWAGLVALLSYLFDHWPWLWVLLGTYVLKASFALEALGLASKTVGHHLDQGQLEQARFELRSLCSRDASQLSEEQLIGASVSSIAENLSDSFVAPLFYFLIFGLPGAIAYRAINTLDAMLGYWDERRWIGHFSAKLDDLVNYVPARITALLITAVATIESRDSKSFPIMIRDHFLTPSPNGGWPMAAMAGALGIQLSKPGAYKLGDPEQGLSFQSLGESWRLAKRAGLLFFGVSVMLLGVQLAT, from the coding sequence ATGAATGATCCAAGTCTTCTGCTTACTATCTTAGCGCTTAGCCTACTTCTAGATCAAGTGATTGGTGAATACCCGAATCGCTGGCACCCAGTGGTATGGATTGGCCGAAGTATCCGTTGGATGAGACAGCTTGTTCCACATGGAGACCCCGTCATTGCCTATTTATGGGGATTGGTGATCGCCTTATTCGTACCTGCTGTCTGGGCAGGCCTCGTTGCTCTTTTGTCATACCTATTCGATCATTGGCCATGGCTATGGGTTTTGCTGGGTACCTATGTTCTCAAAGCCAGCTTTGCTCTCGAAGCCCTTGGCCTAGCCAGCAAAACTGTAGGGCACCATCTAGACCAAGGGCAACTGGAACAGGCTCGCTTTGAGCTGCGTAGTCTCTGTAGTCGCGATGCCAGCCAACTTTCAGAAGAACAGTTGATTGGAGCCTCAGTGTCTTCCATTGCTGAGAATTTATCGGATAGCTTCGTCGCACCCCTATTTTACTTTCTTATATTTGGATTACCAGGTGCTATTGCCTATCGAGCCATCAATACTTTAGATGCCATGCTTGGCTATTGGGACGAACGGCGTTGGATTGGTCACTTCTCTGCCAAACTTGACGACTTGGTGAACTATGTGCCAGCTCGTATCACCGCCCTGCTCATCACGGCAGTTGCCACCATAGAATCAAGAGACTCAAAGAGCTTTCCAATTATGATTCGCGACCATTTTTTAACACCGAGCCCCAATGGTGGTTGGCCCATGGCCGCCATGGCTGGAGCCCTAGGGATCCAACTGAGTAAGCCTGGCGCTTATAAGCTTGGAGATCCTGAGCAAGGTCTTAGCTTCCAATCCTTAGGTGAATCATGGCGGCTCGCTAAACGTGCTGGCCTACTATTTTTCGGCGTCAGTGTCATGTTACTGGGAGTACAGCTTGCAACTTGA
- the cobU gene encoding bifunctional adenosylcobinamide kinase/adenosylcobinamide-phosphate guanylyltransferase, with protein sequence MSQIFLVSGGCRSGKSRFALSLAETYERAIYLATAQVYDDEMADRVLRHQQERPSHMRTIEEPLKLEALLETSLDCDVLIWDCLTLWLSNMLCEGHSIDQTLEQLQGILSILGSQSYDSIIVSNEVGLGIVPESALGRQFRDLAGWAHQMIVPLAKEAYLLAMGVPIGLKALQKSQQL encoded by the coding sequence ATGTCCCAGATCTTTCTCGTTAGCGGTGGTTGTCGATCCGGTAAGAGCCGCTTTGCCCTAAGCCTTGCCGAGACTTATGAGCGAGCCATATACCTGGCAACTGCTCAAGTCTATGATGATGAAATGGCTGATCGGGTTCTGCGTCATCAACAGGAAAGACCCTCTCATATGCGAACCATTGAAGAGCCTTTGAAGTTAGAGGCTCTGCTCGAAACATCTTTGGATTGCGATGTTCTCATCTGGGACTGCTTGACTCTTTGGCTATCGAACATGCTCTGTGAAGGCCACAGCATCGATCAAACCCTTGAGCAACTGCAAGGGATTTTAAGCATTCTCGGTAGCCAATCATACGATAGCATCATCGTTAGCAACGAGGTAGGTCTCGGTATCGTGCCCGAATCAGCACTGGGCAGGCAATTTAGAGACCTCGCTGGCTGGGCGCACCAAATGATTGTGCCACTTGCTAAGGAGGCCTATTTACTAGCCATGGGTGTACCGATAGGCTTAAAAGCCTTGCAAAAGAGTCAGCAGTTATGA
- a CDS encoding cobyrinate a,c-diamide synthase, which yields MAQIPRLVVAGLSSGVGKTTCMVGLTIALRRRGLKVASFKCGPDYLDPSYHHRASQQTCHNLDGWIMGQDAILETFQRASRDADIALIEGVMGLFDGASPRSPAGSSAEIARWLQAPVLVTVDASGMARTIAAIESGLLHFEPDLPVAGLITNFVGSQSHKNLLQEALRQLPVIGGLPKRPDLAFPERHLGLSTAREQAVPQAQLEAWADMVEEWFDIEQILEIAGNAPSLPTASDVMEQPSSTRCRIAYAWDEAFHFYYEDNLARLRRLGVELVPFSPIHDSRIPDADGLYLGGGYPELFATELANNSAMLASIHSFAERGKPIYGECGGLIYLCESLQDLDGKTHSMLGLLPGYVTMKDKLQALGYVEVETQDPSFLGDAGTRFRGHQFRYSTIVMDGSITESYKLRKRRNQELSREGFRKGQILGSYVHAHWASNPQICENFIQACEAFR from the coding sequence ATGGCTCAAATTCCAAGGTTGGTCGTTGCTGGTTTATCCAGTGGCGTCGGCAAAACAACTTGTATGGTTGGTCTAACCATTGCTTTGAGACGTCGCGGACTAAAGGTCGCGAGTTTTAAATGCGGCCCTGACTATCTTGACCCAAGTTACCATCATCGAGCCAGTCAACAGACCTGTCACAATTTAGATGGCTGGATCATGGGGCAAGATGCCATTCTCGAAACCTTTCAACGTGCTAGCCGAGACGCAGATATTGCTCTGATTGAAGGAGTGATGGGTTTATTTGATGGTGCTAGCCCTCGTAGTCCCGCTGGCTCTTCGGCGGAGATTGCACGCTGGCTACAAGCCCCTGTTCTCGTCACAGTTGACGCATCAGGCATGGCAAGAACCATTGCCGCCATCGAATCGGGTTTGTTGCATTTCGAGCCTGATTTGCCGGTGGCAGGCCTTATTACCAATTTCGTAGGTTCCCAAAGCCATAAAAATCTGCTGCAGGAAGCGCTTCGCCAACTTCCAGTGATTGGTGGTCTACCAAAGAGGCCTGACCTCGCTTTTCCGGAGCGACATCTGGGCTTGAGCACCGCTAGGGAGCAAGCCGTCCCCCAGGCACAACTGGAAGCGTGGGCAGATATGGTGGAAGAATGGTTTGATATTGAGCAAATCCTGGAGATTGCTGGAAACGCACCATCCCTCCCTACCGCAAGTGACGTCATGGAACAGCCTTCTTCTACTCGCTGCCGTATTGCCTACGCTTGGGACGAAGCCTTTCACTTCTATTACGAAGATAACCTAGCTCGCTTGCGACGCTTAGGCGTTGAACTCGTCCCATTTTCCCCAATCCATGACTCAAGAATTCCAGACGCTGATGGCCTTTATCTAGGAGGAGGTTATCCTGAACTTTTTGCCACCGAGCTGGCAAACAATAGTGCAATGCTGGCTAGCATTCACAGCTTCGCTGAACGAGGCAAGCCCATTTACGGAGAATGTGGAGGATTGATTTACCTTTGTGAAAGCCTCCAAGACCTAGATGGCAAAACCCACTCTATGCTTGGGCTTTTGCCCGGCTATGTAACGATGAAGGACAAACTACAAGCCCTTGGTTATGTTGAAGTTGAAACTCAAGACCCAAGCTTCTTAGGGGATGCAGGAACCCGATTCCGTGGCCATCAGTTTCGGTATTCCACTATTGTCATGGATGGTTCGATCACAGAAAGCTATAAGCTACGCAAACGACGAAACCAGGAGCTTAGTCGTGAAGGCTTTCGCAAGGGACAAATCCTTGGCAGCTATGTCCATGCTCATTGGGCATCAAACCCTCAGATATGCGAGAATTTCATCCAAGCCTGCGAGGCTTTTCGATGA
- a CDS encoding pyridoxal phosphate-dependent aminotransferase, which translates to MQLESRIHGGIAQYQASHHTLDFSVNINPYGPSRRMEQVIRQAKYDEYPDPHCFKLRKAISQWHHCDINQIHIGNGAAEIFWSLASTRQESGGIALILEPTFSEFSVACRQRGYDLREVRSQSSHGFKHGIPSIEQALTSFKPVFTYICNPNSPTGTYIPGHQIRSLATRFSESIFVLDQAFIHMSPFSQDARQDYPENVVQIFSFTKDHSIPGIRLGYAKGSPSIIRNISHQTPTWNVSSLAQAAGLQACRESNFVSQSYLQVQSNQDYLLRVIEDLGIPWHVGHCPFVLLNVGNADRLQQNLLHHEILVRSCSSYKLPGWIRVFPRPKPDIDQLIHALKKVVES; encoded by the coding sequence TTGCAACTTGAATCTCGCATACATGGAGGCATCGCACAGTATCAGGCTTCCCATCATACTTTGGATTTTAGTGTTAACATCAACCCATACGGCCCCAGCCGTAGAATGGAACAGGTCATCAGGCAAGCAAAATATGATGAGTATCCAGATCCACATTGCTTCAAACTTAGAAAGGCTATTAGCCAGTGGCATCACTGCGATATTAATCAGATTCACATCGGTAATGGGGCTGCTGAAATTTTTTGGTCTCTAGCATCCACAAGGCAGGAGAGTGGCGGCATCGCTTTAATCTTAGAGCCCACTTTCAGCGAATTTTCTGTAGCCTGTCGTCAAAGGGGTTATGACCTTAGGGAAGTGAGAAGTCAATCTTCTCACGGATTCAAGCATGGGATCCCTTCGATTGAGCAAGCCCTGACGTCCTTCAAACCAGTATTTACCTATATCTGTAATCCCAATAGCCCCACTGGGACATATATACCAGGCCATCAGATCCGCTCTCTCGCCACTCGTTTCTCAGAAAGCATTTTTGTTCTTGATCAAGCATTTATTCATATGAGTCCCTTTAGCCAAGATGCAAGGCAAGACTACCCTGAAAATGTGGTTCAAATTTTTTCATTTACTAAGGATCATAGCATTCCTGGAATTAGGCTAGGCTACGCTAAGGGATCTCCATCAATAATTCGAAACATAAGTCACCAGACGCCAACATGGAATGTTAGCTCTCTGGCTCAAGCAGCTGGATTGCAAGCCTGCCGGGAATCAAACTTTGTCAGCCAATCCTACCTTCAGGTTCAAAGCAACCAAGACTACCTATTGCGTGTCATCGAAGACCTCGGCATTCCCTGGCACGTTGGTCATTGCCCCTTCGTTCTACTTAATGTTGGAAATGCTGATAGGCTGCAACAAAATCTGTTACACCATGAGATCTTGGTGCGATCTTGCTCCTCTTACAAGCTACCGGGCTGGATAAGAGTTTTCCCAAGACCCAAGCCGGATATCGATCAGCTAATCCACGCTTTGAAAAAGGTAGTCGAATCATGA
- a CDS encoding adenosylcobinamide amidohydrolase, translating into MIAESEQTKSSTQEHMQRLLHVPFQNPCRVASWAILNGGLKQASGVAWLRVCSDDLQPPVDPAAFLHDQLSYAGLGNCVGLMTSARLENACHRQQSFGNYWIKATATAGLGNAMRIGDNPSPSGRIGTINIAVECSHGLTDEALIEGLAMITEAKVAAVFDHRISSYMSPRQATGTGTDCCVIAAPITEKQHYYCGKHTTLGHLIGEGVYHAVAGSISKWIKDNPNHRLLGGF; encoded by the coding sequence ATGATAGCAGAATCCGAACAAACCAAAAGCTCAACTCAAGAGCACATGCAGCGGCTGCTGCACGTTCCCTTTCAAAATCCTTGCCGCGTGGCCTCCTGGGCGATCCTCAACGGCGGTCTGAAACAAGCTTCAGGAGTCGCTTGGCTAAGAGTTTGCTCCGATGACTTACAGCCTCCCGTTGATCCAGCCGCTTTCTTACACGATCAGCTCAGTTACGCTGGTCTAGGCAACTGTGTGGGCCTAATGACTAGTGCCCGTTTGGAAAACGCATGCCATCGCCAACAATCATTTGGAAACTACTGGATCAAAGCCACAGCAACAGCAGGGCTTGGCAATGCCATGAGAATCGGGGATAACCCGTCACCATCGGGCCGCATTGGAACCATCAACATTGCTGTTGAGTGTAGCCATGGACTAACGGATGAAGCCCTTATAGAAGGGCTTGCTATGATTACTGAGGCGAAGGTCGCAGCTGTCTTCGATCATCGTATCAGTAGCTACATGAGCCCTAGACAGGCTACGGGTACAGGAACTGATTGCTGCGTGATAGCTGCCCCCATCACCGAAAAACAGCACTATTACTGCGGCAAACACACAACTTTAGGCCACCTTATCGGCGAAGGTGTCTACCATGCTGTTGCCGGTAGCATTTCCAAGTGGATCAAGGACAACCCAAACCATCGCCTTCTAGGAGGATTCTGA